Part of the Poecilia reticulata strain Guanapo linkage group LG2, Guppy_female_1.0+MT, whole genome shotgun sequence genome is shown below.
TAAATATGTGTGGYGCCAAAGCAARGACTTYCTtgtttgctgatttttatttatttttatttttcaacacaaACGAGAAACTACATCTGCCATAGCTTGATGTAAACAAGGTTGATCTTCTTGTTTTTCACGTCTTCTGCAACTAGCATTGTAGTTTAACAAGGCTCCAGTGCAGCCCAGCAGGAcccccctctccctcccctTCTCCCTCATGACTGTGTGTAAAGCCGTGGGAGAGGACTGGGAACATTAATCCCTTCAAAGGAACAGATCTAATTCAAAATCTGCCGCTCCAAACTAGTTGAGAGGACAGTGATTGTTTCTGCAGGGAAGCTAGATAAAGATCAGAGAGCTAACTGCAAACTTCCAATTCTCCACTTCTGCCACAAAAGTTTTGGGGTGTTATCTTATGAAAGCTGCATAGTTATACAGTCATTATATtatctgaaacaaaacaacagatatgataaaataagcaacgaaaatacacaaaatcaaGGGATGAAATGCAGYGCATTTACATTTATGTCTATCTAGTGGTTGTTGTGCTCCCCCTTTGAaatgccaccctgggcaactgcTTGTTCCATTTCAAAACCACCATTGCTTGCACCAAACCTATACAAGTAATTTACTTGGACCCATTATTTAATCTATTTCCTACTCTTTTGAGTCCCATATGTATACTAGTAAGTATTTGGATATGTGCCCAATATACATTTTGCTCAGGCTTCAACAACATCTACTCACATCTACTTTCTGTATGGGACCCATTTAGATTGATTTAACACTGTAAACAAAGTATCATGAATACCAATTTAGTACCTCGTGTGAAACTTAACTGGCTCTTCAAATGGGTTCAGATTTTAGAAAACATCTAAGACCAATTTGTCCCTTTTGTTTAAACCACAAATGTCCTGCATTAGACCTTTACGAGCAGTTAACGTCGGACCATTATATAACCCTCGGAAGATTAAATCTTGGGTCCATCATGTAACTCATTTCTACTCTTAAGAGCCCCATAAATGGATCGGAGCTTCAAGTAGAATTACCAGATGTTAGTTTTTTGTGTAGGTTTTTATTGATATTGTAAATTGTATTGCTTAATAAACTTTGAGTGTGATTCTGATAAAGCAATTAATTCACATAAAACAAGTCCCCAGCCCACAATGATGGAACACCCCTGAGTCTTGATGTTACAAACTCCTGCTCTCTCATGGATTTAATTTGCTCCATAGCTTGTGTTTCTATTGATCTATTGAAAACTATGCCATTTTTGTTCAAGGAAATTCAGCTCTTATTCTCAAGGGTGACGAAGAAATATAATTAAGAGATCTGTGTGAAGCCGTTTTGTTAAACCTGTTAAAGTTAGTTTTCATTAACTTAGTTTTTCCCCGTCATGTTGTAGGTCCCACATGAATTCTCCACAAACCGGACGGATAAGCATGTCTCACAACGTGCTTCTTGAATGGGCCTCATATGGAAATACTGACTGGGAGGAAATCTGTTCTGGAATAGATACCAGGTTAGATTGTGTATGGGGTCTGTAAAGGCTGAATTCAGGACAGTTCTACGTAAAAAGCGGGACTCATGTGGGCCTTAGTTGCATTGATCTCATTCACTTAATGCCTACCAGCTAAGATATAAGATTGCCAAATGATTTTGATGATATAAGTTGTAGTTTGTAAACAGATCATTCTCGTAAAGGCCAAATTATAACCTACCTAGCATAGCAAAAAACGAATGGGGCCCACATATGCTTTATATCTAGGCCCCTATTATGGGCCCCCTTTATCAGTGTTGGCTGGGTAGGGATGTTAACTTGAATTATTGTTGTAGGCTCCTATTGTTAGTGCAaatttcattgtttaattaGGATAGAAAAAACCCCTCTAAATTAGAATTAGCATGTGATAAAATagatgactgaaaaaaatatataattcagAGAGGATATAATTAAGTGTTTAATGCCAAGCTACAGTTCAAAGGCACAACAAAAGGAAATCtggattcaaattaaaaatgtaaagagagCCAGATTCTTCAGAGATGAGAACTTCATGTTGAGTCACTTGATTTTGGTCTTTTTCCCTCCATCAAACAACGCAGCCAAAACGCTCTTGGAGATCTCCAGAGATAACAAAGTCACATTGTCACATAAGGTTCTGCTACAAATCCTTAATTACAAAAAGAGGATCAGATGACTACAGCATCCAATACCGGGGTCTCCAGGCGGCATGGAGGTCTTTGATCAAGAAAATCCAATTATTTGTGTATATACATTTCCCACATAGTGATTACTTCATTAATTGTCCCGCCTTTATCTCCTCCCTTCCCAGCCCCCCTAATAATCAGCTCCTTTATCCAGACCAACAAACACACCATAGGAGCTTTGTGGATTCAAAGGATTTGCTTTCCCCTCTCAAAGAGCCGCCATTCTTTGATGATTGGGCAGCGGCAAACTTCAAAGTAATAAATCTTATTTCTGACTGGCTGGCGGCCCACCAAAGTCCTTATCAAATTCTAAGAAGTGATCCCTCACTCTTCAGATAGACCGAGGATATATCGGCGAGAGGAGGCACTGGAGAGTGAAGACCTGCCCCGACCagaatctgcttttttttttctccccccttccttttcttcttttgctctgaATGCCACATATTCATCAAAATTAGCGCgtttgtttattattagtttgCATCGGGAGGAGGAGGACGCGCACCATGGCAGCGGTGGCTGTTCTGCGGAATGAAACACTGCAAGCTTTTCTCCAGGTTTGTGCGCAACTTTCTTGTTCGCTTTAAGCTTTTAGGAAACGTTTAAAGCGGACCCATTTTACACAGCGTcgatttcagtttttctatcAAAATATGTGAACAGTTTTCTTCTAGATATTAAGCGGAATGAAGGACACGGTTTCTGACTTCTTAAAGTTGGAAGCGATGCATTTgtctgtggatgtttttttttgttttgtttttgcttaatcGCATGtgttgaaaatgtataaaagaataaaatttcTCGTTTTAATTCAACCAGTATCCTcttgcaaagcaaaaaaaaaaaaaaaaaaagtttattatcctaaatatataaatatatatattttttttcctcctgttaTTCCCAGATACATATTTGACAAAAGTTAGGCTTcggtttatttttgtgtttgtgaccaGTTTTATCCACGAGTTGATTGTCTGTCTTCTCCTCCAGGATCGTACTCCAAACTCCTCTCCAGAGAACTGTAAGCACTCTCCGCTGGCGCTCCTGGCCGCTACTTGTAACCGGATCGGACACCACCACGGATCCAACCACCCAGACTTCCTCCAAGTCCCCTACGATCCCACTCTGGGCTCCCCCTCGCGACTATTTCACCCGTGGACTAACGAGGGGAGCCCCCAAAGCAGCCTGGCCGGCAACTCTACTTTCGGACTATCCTCCAAGCCTCAGCTGTCTGCGCACATCCAGAGCTCCTTCAGCACCCACCACGAACTGCCCCTCACCCCTCCGGCGGACCCCTCGTACCCCTATGACTTCTCCCCGGTTAAGATGTTACCTTGCTCCATGCAGTCCCTCCAGTCCACCTGTCCTCCCACCTACGTCCCTGCCGTCAGCTACGCAGCTCCGGCACCCATCCCGCCCCAGATGCCGGGCTTCGTGACGGGACCGTCCGGCCTGGTCCACCAGCAGCAGAGACAGTTGTCCCCGAACCCCGGGGAGGACATCCCGTGGTGGAGCCTGCAGCAGGGCAACCACGTCGGCCACTCTTCCTCTCTGGGTCCCCACCGCTTCCAGCTGCAGAGAGGCTTGGTGCTGGGGCACACGGACTTTGCGCAATACCAGACGCAAATCGCCGCTCTGCTGCACACTAAGTCGCCCCTCGCGACAGCGCGGAGGTGCAGGCGGTGCAGGTGCCCCAACTGCCAGTCGTCCACCTCCAGCGACGAGCCGGGCAAGAAGAAGCAGCACATCTGCCACATACCGGGCTGCGGGAAGGTGTACGGGAAGACGTCGCACCTCAAGGCGCACCTGAGGTGGCACTCCGGGGAGCGGCCGTTCGTGTGCAACTGGCTGTTCTGCGGCAAGAGTTTCACCAGGTCggatgagctgcagagacaCTTGAGGACTCACACAGGGGAGAAGCGCTTTGTGTGCCCGGACTGCTGCAAGAGGTTCATGAGGAGCGACCATCTTGCCAAACACGTGAAAACGCACCAGAATAAGAGAAGCAAGTGCCACGAGAAGACGCTTGATCATGTCAAGAGAGAGGACACCAGGAATATGTTGTAACACGGTTCACTTCGCCCCGTTTCGTAGGCGTTGCCATTTCGTACCTGCACACTGTAGCGCTGCTTATCCGCCTTTCCCCCCCCTGACACTACATTTTGTTACTCCCCGAAAATACAAAGATAATGAATTAAGAGACTTATAATTTAAGTCagtctcattttcttttctgaataaaCTCCAATTCAGTTGACTGTTGTGCTGATTGTACAGAACAATCAACTCTTAAGAAAACGAACTTTTTGCGACCCCTGACCTAAGTTCCTCCTAAAAAGATGACATATACAAGTAATAAAATTTACTTCCAGGCCAGAAGCAAACAAAGGGAAATTACTTGAAATATCAGCTGTCAGTTGCAGGGATGAAACGACCAAAAGTACGAAATGGCAAGGCAGCGACCTGACCAGCACTCTTTAAGGCTCAACACACCTGCTAGTTATTTCAAGCAGCAGACAAACAGTAACATAGTGCAATACAGTCAGCCATTAGTTAAAGTACAAATTaggttgcatttttatttttttttacaggatatTTGGACTTTTCGAGTTGATTTCTAACATCCTGACCGTAGTTTCTAAACTTTGCTGGTCTGTGGGAcacattttctctctgtgtgtatAAAGTTTAATGAGTTCATTTGAGAAGTTCAATCAAGTTTGGGATATTCACTGTTTATGTAACATCAAAGAAAAGACAAGTTTTATGACTTGTGTTTTGATTCATTGTCTTCGGTGGAAGATTTCACTCCCCTGTAAATTCTATTTAATAGCTTTTGTTGAATGAAAGTGTCTGTTTTTTGCTCCATATGggggtgttttctttttttattattaaaaaaagcatgCTCTTGAAAAGATCTGCTATTGTTGCGATGACCCAAAGTACTGCGTGagaataaaagttataaaaatttACCCCTCATCTAAGGAGAATTCATTCAGTTTGCCTCTGGTATCTCACTGAGGAGGCGACaagacctttttaaaaatatattttacctgTAGAAGATCTACAAAGTTGCAAAAGCTGTTGCCATTGTTGAAAATGTCCCAGTAGAAAAAGATTAATTTGATATATTTCCAATAATCAATTGTATGGGATTAAACTATAAACtcttaatattttcttcttgaTTTTTGGAGTTTAGAGACTGaggaaaatacaattttgatctgtttttttaagtctgtaaaTGGCTTTGCTTTGGCAAAAATTGCTGACATTcttggttatttttaaagaaaaattgagaatattttgcctagaaaatgtttagaataagtaaaatatttttctaaatttaaaagcatCAAATTCCAAGCTGATTAAGTCTGTATTTgaatatatactgtatatatattaaaactatagatttttatgttgatgttCAGATTTCAGAGGTGAAAATGTGAGCAAAAGCTTTTTAATCATAACTCCACGAGCGTTTCGGATATGCATGAagtatactttattttttttctaattaatttatttttttcctgaagttcAAGATCCTCCGAATAAATGTTcctttttgcagattttacatttttttctttctgtatcctttaatgttatattaaatgattaatttgtttAGTCCAGAAGTGATATGATTTGCTGAGTGGAGACCAAGAATCACTGGATTTTGAAGAGTTGGACCAATAAGTTACTTAGACAATCCCTAAAATACGAGGGTACAAtcttttttagtgttttttttttatttgtatttatttttaagcatacAGCTGTCTGTTACAGGTTCATACGTTTCTCAAAAGAAATTCAAGTGTTTCATCTTGACCTTCTTCACCCTCTTTCTCAGTTTTCTATTGCTAAAGTTCTTCAGTCCATGATATTGATCAGCACGAATAAGAAGCGATAAAGTCCTTCATATCTAACAGATCCAAAGCATCAGTCAGCGATTCATCCCTCTGCTCCAGCTATTCAGTAAGTAAAGTCCTTCTGCTGTCATGTCTGTTTCATCTCAGATCAATACAATTGTCAGGCTGAAAGCTGCCACTCAGGGAAGTTTCAGCTGATAGTTTTttgggagggttttttttttttttttgccacaacaGCGCCCCCTTTTGTAAGTTATGGTGGCTCAATGGAGCAAGAAAATattagttttgaaaaaaataccaGAAGTCTTAACTTTTATCTAGTGCACATTATCGTAGAGaactatgttttaaattttatagcTATCTCCTGTGTTTTCATGCAAGTCAAGGAAACAGCTAATGCACCTTTGTCGatcagaaaaatctgtgaaaaagttgTTCACAGTAAATTAGTCAAATACAAAGATTGGTCTTATAATCAAACCACTACATGCATACTGGATTTATTTCTCTACTAGACGTTATTTTCACAATTACTGGAGTAGGTTATGACCTTTTCTTGATCAGTAGTGCCTGTTAATTACTGcctaaaaaatgcaaattatgtCAATAATCATTACTTAATTAgctctttaaattaatttaattcataattgTTTCATTGTTTGCTTAATTTGCTGCTGATTTACTGTTTATACATATTATTCTACTGCAGCCTTTACTGAAACGCATACCAGAAAAGTTGTAAGTAATATcaaacgtttttttaaataatctccGTAAcaatggcatttttttttcctccacagaaGTACGAGAAAAATGAAAGGAACCAAAACGACACAGGAGGATGAGATTTTTCTGTACGAGCTATGAAGTCTTTATCCAGATTCTGATCCTATTATAAAACAACGCCTGCGCCATACAATGGATGGGGAAGTTGAGTGCAGTTAGATTGTTTCCTCACAAAGGTTTTGGTTTGAGTTCAgtgttaaagataaaaattttGGAGGCCGTAGTTCTTAGCTGTTCACGATGTGGCCACAATATGTTGTggtttaatattattttctagaattaaatgaaataattggacgtttcacatttttctgtcattgaCCTGTTGTCTGAATGTGGCTTAAATCTTCATATTCAGCACATTATCTGTATGAACCAGATCAATTTGAAAAGCCTTTTCGATTTTACTGCCAGTTCATTTATCCAAACTTGTGAATTGGCATTGAAAAAGGACAGTTTATACATCAaatttaggaggaaaaaaataactattttgcGCCTCATCTCAAGTCAAATAACTATTATATGCTaatcatacaaaaataaaagatcaaagCACAGtgctatgtttattttaatatggcAGCTTTTCTCATAAGTGAATTGAGATGTATGCTATGTGTTAGCACAGAGAATGGMAAATTTGCCAASGCACAAACACACTTACATGCCTTTACTCTGAGGTAAATTAGGTAAATACTCTGAGGTTTTTGAAATCTAAAGACACACAAACGACATTGATTGACACCCAATCAATCTGCCTCATCAAATGTCAAATGAGCAGTTTTACAGCTGCAGTCAAAAAAGACTagatcaaaaaatgtaaaaacttcaGTCTGACTAACTTATTGTATGCCTGTGCCTCTGAATGTTGCCTCTGAACTCCTACATTTCAGAACATATTGTGAACCTGTCCCTAAACCTTAGACTTTCCCGTTGAGCCTTGCAAGAtgttagtgttttgttttactttctttgaaaTGGTACTACAGTTACAGTACTTGGAACAACTGAACAAATGTTTATCTTCAGAATTTGCAACAGTTCATGGGATCAAATATAAATTTAGAATTTTCTGAGTAGGAAAACTTTCAGCAGCATTGAAATCTATCAAACTAGAAAGGGTTACAAGGGTGTTTCTAAGGTTTTGGGACTCCAGTGAACCACAGGAAGAGCCACTGttcacaaatggagaaaacatggaacctGGTGAACCTTCTTAAGAGGAGCAGGTGTCCTCCATCCAGGAGGTGACAAAAGAATCCTAAATAATATAtgtaggcagacctgtgaagacactgctGAAGTAATCAATGAGTCTTAAGATAAAAACGTGGATAAGTTTCTTGGTGGTACATTAGCCCTTTAATGCTATAAATGTTCTttaggtgatagaaggctgactttgtaattgtctttatgtgtctctgaagttTCAGGTCCATCACTGCATCCAGCTTTTGGGCCTGATCACTTCTTTCTGGCTGTAGTGGATGAAGCCAGCGACTTGGGATCTCTTCAGATGTTTCAAATAATCAAACAGAATTTGTTTGATTACTTGAAACATCTCAGTGAAACatctcattgttatgtttttgttaagcaaaaacataacaattCTGTAATAGAGAttgactgatttttatttaagcagATTGTTTGGGACATGACAAAAGAGTTGTAGTATTTGAATACAGAATAAATGGTGATACCAGCAGCTTAAGTTGGTGCTGTTTCCATCTCTTAGGAAGTCATTAATTtctaaaatgacaataaaaaacatctttaaaatttaAGCTGTAGGCAATGTATTTTGTAAGAGTGCTGTCAGATAAATAACCTAACTCTAAACTCTAAATTCTCCTTCAGACCACCCATCCATCTTCTCTGTTCAGAAGATAGACATCTTGGTCTCCAACACTgtgctgtttctgtttcaggtgGTTGTAAACTCCCAGGTGATGACATGATGAGTTTTCTCTCACCAACACGGAAAATTACCTAAACCTACCTGAGCTATCTGCCTAAATATCTGAAAAACTGATCTTAAACGCACTGGAGATATTAAAAGGACACAACTTACAGAAGTTTTAATGCTTCTTTTCTAACTTCTTGCAGCAGATTGCTGTGCTGCAGTGCTACTTTAACAGAAACCGCTAATCTAGATTCCCTTTCAAATGTGTTATATTAGGATTATTTATCTCGTCTTCAAAAGTCCACAGCTCCCAACATCGTGTGCGAAGTTCCTGCTAAATTGGTATTTCCATCAGACACCACAACAAATCtctaaataatctaaatatactgagaaaaaaagttcttaGAATTACGCAcacttcctcctttttctctttgGTCGAACTGATTTGATCATTCAGTGTAACCAGATTGCCTTCTGATCAGATATCTTGTTGTATTCTGTTCAGTGTTTCCTTTTTATATGTCTAAACCTGATCAGGACAAATTTTCATCTAATTATTCATCTGTATGTCAGATTTCCTGATAGTTTGATTCGTCAGAGTTGGGTTAGCTGACTACTGCCATACGAATTGTGACTGATTGTCTTGGAAGATGAGCTTCTTTGGAGTTTCAGAGGACAGACTTCCAGGAAGGACACTAAGACATcctaaatatgatttaaatcaattttattttcaaaaggtgagaaactgaaattagattttatttcgAGTCCAAATTGAGGCATTTTATTGAAACTGTGAGTTTCACTTGAAGCAGGcagaaaggcaaaaataattcTCAATGTCAGTGCTTTATGACTTCTCTGAGATGTCTGGGTTTATAACTCCTTTGATTGTTCCCAGtcatttttatctatttacatttttatgggaaaattaaaggATTGCTCCTTTGTCCGTATTAATTGGCTCTCAAGGAAAAGTGGTAATGGGTGTTTAAAGCatgaaaaatggttaaattgGATTCTGATTCGACGTCGTGTATCTGGACATATAAAAGTGTTGTGATAAAGAAGAAATTTCATGCCACTTCTGATTAAAATGGTGAGCCTTGAATGGAAATTTGTGCGTAAGgggtcagagagagagagagccggGTCTCACGCTGGGCTTCATGTTTTATACATCAGTGCagtgattaaaatgtaattaaaacatgTCAGTGTCTTTATACCAAGCCTTCCCTGTCTCTCACTCTCGGTCTTCATTgaatatataaacatgttttgatgcAGATAAGCATTTACATTCTTGCTTGCCGTACCAACAACAAGCAAACGGAGCAACTACAGGGACCAGTGAGGATGTTTTAGTTCCAGAAGCAGTCAGGGTTCAAACGGATTTTTATGCTCTGtcctttgtctttattttcttgaaCAAAGATCATCTTTGTCTTTACAAGCTGGTATCAGTTTTACATGACAGCTGGAACAGTGTAATTTCACCAACACTGATGGGAAATGATCAGTCTCCCGTTagaagcttaaaaaaaagataatcagccctagttttttttttattatttgtttttcatctgtacATTCACAGATGTCTTCCAAAAAGTTGGACAAGAGTTTTGACTTTCAAACATTTGGTTCAAATTAAAGAGCACATTGATCACATATGTCATTAACGCACacaattgaaaacaaaacaagttcaaGCTAACTTATTACATCTTAACGCCTCAGGTTCTCCTAATATGAGCTCCCACCTAAGTTATTTAAAGAGATAAATTGTATTGTAGGCCCTTCTTGCTGTTATTACCAGTAATCTGTCCTAGGGTGTTGTTTCAAATGTATGGAAACACGCAATAGAGCAGCATTTGATTAAAAGGCTTAGCATCTGTACAGGCAAGTTTTAGTACAATCcttaagctgtttttttgtttgaaaattttGCAGAAAACCATCTACATGCAGCTGATTGACTTCTTATTAGCACATAACACTTTGGAGCTCTTTTGGCTGGCTTTAAGTCACATCACAACACAGAATCTTCACTGCTCACTGTTGTATAAACTGCGTGATCTTGATTTTATTGGATGAAACAATTTCATCATTGATACTGTAGATCACAACGTTTCATTGCCTTGTAAAGAGCATTTTATTCTCTTTCCCTTGACTAGTCCAGGCCTGACTTGACAGAAAAGACCTTCTGTGTCAGCCTGGgcaattttaaatcaaactgattCCTTTTCCTGTGAGGTCCCACAGGGTTCAGTTCTTGAGActctattttttctgtttcccttcCCTTATAAGAAGCACAAATGTGCctttcatttttatgaaaataaaactaacaggtttattttcttcttaagtAAGACGTCTCCCACTCCAAGGACTCATTGTTGGAGTGTCTTGAAGAAGTACGAGTATGGATGAttctttcttaattttaatGACGGAAAGACAGAGGTTATGTTTTTTAGTCTTTGTGCTGTTTTCAAATCTTGCTGGGCAGATCACTTGatacattttgaacttttaaataaaggtgATTTTGACACAATCTGCATAAGTTTTAAGtatctttatttgttttggaccTAAAATCTTGcatgaattactaaaataaagatGGTATGTGAACAAGTATCTGtagttttcattaaaactttctAGGAATTAATGTAAAGCTGGATAACactgcagctttttcttttgcaggtCAATtgattttagcttctttttaagTGAATGTAGCACCATCATTCCAAAGTATGAAATGCTGCAACACTTTTACAGAAAGTTTCTGGGTGACTCCATTAAATAAGGCCGtctgataaataataaagtagaTGCTATATGTTTGTTTCAGCCAATAAAAACTCAGATAATCTGTTGGTTTACCACTCTCAGTCCAACTCCTGAGTTAAACTGAATAATAAGGGAGAAAAATAAGACAGAGAAAAGTGAAAGTGTTAAACTTGACTACAATAAGTCCTGTTAATTTGACACCACACTAATAAACTAAGTTTTAAGACCctttttaaaagtcataaaatcaaTAGTCAGTAGTCTCTGAGAGTATTTTAGAGTTTGAGGCCATAATAACTAAAAGCAGCCTCTTACGACCACATTAGAGTTTAAGCATCATTTATAGGGTTACCATTGGATAACTTTAATGCTCTAGCTGGGACATACCTGTTAATCACATCATAAGGAGATGTTGTGAGCGAGgtcctgaaaacattttaaaaagagtaaaaataatctttcaaaatctgaaagatGAAAGTGACTGGAGGAATTTGAGTATGAGAgagaagatttttctttttccagaaaatgagaaattgtcaaaataacgaaaaagatgcagtgctttcagacctcaaataaggCAAAGAAAGCAAGTTAgttttcattcagaaacaacaatactaatgttttaactcgggaagAGTTTGGAAACCAACATTTGATGAAATAACCGTGACATTTTCAATGGAGTGGTCTCAtagttttttccagagctgtgtgtgtgtgtgtgtgtgtgtgtgtgtgcatgtgtgtgtgtgcgtgtgtgtgtgtgtgtgtcagaagCATTGTCAGAAGCTACCGTAATTCAACATTTATTCTAGCTTTCATTCAAGCATTGATAACCTGTTTgctactgatttatttattttttctcaaaagcaaAGAACACTGACTTCACAAACgttctttctgttttgtgagAGTTGAGGtgtgttttcacttttaacttCAGTTCTTTTAAAATTCTGGCTACGGCCCTCAGCATCCTATGATTGCTGCAGATGTTGTCATAGTTTCACCTGATTAAGTAAGATCAAACAGGGCTCCTCACATGGTGCAGCAGTTCATCCCAAATCCTCcgctctgagctgcaggtttctCACCAGCGCGTCACAGCTCAGCTTCTCCCAGCAGgtgtttcacttttactttttcaggGAATTA
Proteins encoded:
- the sp5a gene encoding transcription factor Sp5a, which translates into the protein MAAVAVLRNETLQAFLQDRTPNSSPENCKHSPLALLAATCNRIGHHHGSNHPDFLQVPYDPTLGSPSRLFHPWTNEGSPQSSLAGNSTFGLSSKPQLSAHIQSSFSTHHELPLTPPADPSYPYDFSPVKMLPCSMQSLQSTCPPTYVPAVSYAAPAPIPPQMPGFVTGPSGLVHQQQRQLSPNPGEDIPWWSLQQGNHVGHSSSLGPHRFQLQRGLVLGHTDFAQYQTQIAALLHTKSPLATARRCRRCRCPNCQSSTSSDEPGKKKQHICHIPGCGKVYGKTSHLKAHLRWHSGERPFVCNWLFCGKSFTRSDELQRHLRTHTGEKRFVCPDCCKRFMRSDHLAKHVKTHQNKRSKCHEKTLDHVKREDTRNML